Within the [Enterobacter] lignolyticus SCF1 genome, the region AGTAAAGTCGTTGTGGTCCATTTCCGCAGCAATACTTTATTGGCATTTGTCGTATTACTCTGTTCCGCCAGGGCACTGATGCTTTGTATTCTCTGCTGTAGCTGACGCTCAACATTTTCAATCACGCCGTCGAACTGCTGATAGGTATCTGCAATGGTTCTATGGCGCTGCTTGACGAGTTTCGAGTTCCGTTCGGCATGTGTCAGAAGATGCAACGCTTGCGCACGCACTTTCATGGTAAGGTCCCATTCGTGGATGCGCTCCTCAAGGACATTTTGCTGGTTTTGGATTTTTTGCGTAATTTCCGTACTGCCAAAGAGCCCACGATCTTTCAGCGATTGAATTTTGTCGCCAGTATTTGAAATATCAGTCAGCAAGTGTGCCTGCAGGGCGGAGAACTGGACTTCAATATCCTCCAGTTTTTGGCGTATTGCTGGCGAACATTGCTCCTCAATAACCACGGGAGTAATTTGCTGCAAATACTGTATGGCCCCAATGATCTCTGACTTGCGCGCGTTATTCTGGAATGCAGAAACTTCACGTACCGCCTCAACAATTTCCGTCAATTTCTTGCTGATATCAGCCAGGTGCTTTTGCGCTAGCACGGCAGAAGCAACATTCAACAACATACCGGCGTTAACAAGCTGACTGAGTTTGTCAGGATTCAGCAGAACGGCATGTTCTTTAATCCCTTTTTCTCCCAGGCTGAAGCCTCGGAAACCTGGGCCATCTTTTACACTCGCCAGAGGACCATTAATAATGACCTCCATATATTGATGGCTGGCAATATGTGTAGAGGCCGCCAGAGAGGGTAATGTTTGCAACAGTGGGCTCAACCGTGAAATACCGGTAATATCCTGCTCCTGCATCGCACCGGTGTTGATACTTTCCGAAGGTGGAATTGTAGCAACCGTAAGCGCAGGTTGGTGAATATCATGCCCAAAACCCCAGCGTTGATCGTATATGAGAGCAGGCATCGTGGCGGATGATGGCCGGGTGGCAAGCCGGAACTGGCGGGAGTTTTTTAAGCGAATCCAGGCAATTTGCACCACGCAAGGCAGTGTCACTCGAAACGCGGGGTTTGAGATATCATAGGCCGTATACAAGCCGGTAATAGCCAGGCCAACTGGCCCTGTTAATACACCCAACACACGCCCGATGCCAAGCCCTGCAATTAAAGGTAGCACTTTGCCTGCTGTCGTTTGAGCAAGGCCATTGGCAACTAATGCCGCTTTCTGCCAGACGGGGATGTCCAGACTGACAGAGGCGCTAATGCCCATACCACGCAGAATCTGGCGGCGCTCATCATCCGACATTTTTTTCCATGATGAGGTAAAGACACAGTCAATAATCAGCGCTTCTTTTTCTTCTACCGATGCAGCGGCCTGAACCTTCATCTTCAGATGGCTGGCAACGTCATCTACAATTTCGCTGTAGCTGACGCCATTGCGACGAAACAGATTCACGAACGTATTACCACCGAAATGCTGTAACTCCCGTACAAGCAGGCGCAGAGTTTCTTCATCAGGTATATCCTGGTGTTTGGCGTCCTGTAATACGGCCTTTACGCTGTCTGACATGGAAAAACCAAACTTACCGGTGTTAGTGACGTAATCGATCAGCAGATCTATATCGCCTTTATCTGCGTTCAACAGCAGTTGAACCAGCGCTTCATCACCCTGGATATCTATCTCACTCATGAAAATACCTCTGCCATATTCATCACCAAAATCTATTAAAACCCGCGCATCCCATTGATAAATGTTTCAATCACATCACGCACACGGTCATAGACACGTGCCCGCACGTTTTTGCGTTCCAGAATCTTCGGCGTCCAGGTCAGCGTTTCTGCCACTTCATCCTCTCGCGGCATCACGTCGGTAAAGAGGTAGTTATCCAGTAAGCCGGTCAGTTTGATGGAGTCGAGTCGCTCTTCGCTGCACAGGGTAGCCAGCGCCTTACCTTTTTCCTGTTCGACATAGGCTTCAAACACCTGAGTGATATCTTCGTCATGCGAGGCATGCAGCAAACTTTTTTCAATAAAGTTATCGATAAGCTCACGTTTACTGCGCAGCGTGACGTCGCTGTCGACAATATCCATGATCTTTTTCTTCTGCTCCTGCTGCTCTTTTGGCGGCATCGCCTGAATGCCTGCCAGCAGACGCAGAATGTAGCCGACGTTAATTTCGTCGCGATGAATCAGCGAGACTTCAAAATCCACGTCTTCAAGAATCGAGACTTTCTCTTTACTGGAGTGCTTTTTCACCTTGTCGTGAATATCGAGGTACTTACTGGTGAAATCCGCCAGCGTCTGGTCCGATAGCGGTTTAGCCGCATCGTCAAAATCGGCAAAGCTTTCGAGGATGTTTTTCAAACGCATCACATCGCGAAATGCTGTTACAAATGCCAGCTGTGCCTCTTCATCCGGTAAACCGTCCACGCTCTCCACCGTTGGCGTCAGCGCTAACAAACGATCTACAGCGTCCTGATAATCCCCAAAGTACTCGTCAAAGGGCTTCACCAGCACCACAGAAGAAGCATCTTTGTTCGAGAACAGGGCAATAGCATCGTCGGTCGCTTTCTTCAGATTACGAAAGCAGACAATATTCCCGTGGCTTTTCTTTTCGTTAAGGATGCGGTTAGTGCGGGAAAACGCCTGTACCAGGCCGTGAAAACGCAGGTTTTTATCAACATACAGCGTGTTCAGCGCAGGGCTGTCGAAGCCGGTGAGGAACATATTCACTACCAGAAGAATATCGATGCCTTTCTCTTTGGTGCGCTGAGCAATATTTTTGTAGTAATTGTAGAAGCTCTTTGAATCATTGGCCGAGTAACTGGTGCCATACAGCTCGTTATAATCCTCAATAAAACTATCCAGATGATCGCGACTTGAGGTGTCAACTTTCGCCCCCTGCGGCAGGCTGATATCTTCTTCATCCAGCAGGCCGTTTACCGCCTCTTTATCACTTTTGTCCGCTTCATTGGCGGCGTAGGTGAAGATGGTGGCAATCTTTAACGGCTTGTAATTGGCATCCGCCGCTTGCAGTGCGGCCTGCTTTTCTTTAAAGAGTTTGTAGTAGGTGATCAGCATATCGACTGACCCGACGCAGAACATAGCGGTGAACTCGCGATTGCGAGTCTTGGCGTTATGATGAGCAAGGATATAGTCGGTGATTTTGCCCAACCGGATGTCGCTTTCCATTACCTCTTTGGTGTCGATATCTTCCACATCAATATCGATCTCATTGCTGCTCTCTTTGCGCTTGTACGTACCGACATATTCCACGGCAAAGCGCAGAACGTTTTCATCCCGGATAGCGTCGACAATCACGTATTTATGCAGGCATTTATCGAACAACAGTTCGGTGGTCTGTTTGACACCGTTGGTGATATTGACGTTATTGGCAAAGATTGGCGTCCCGGTAAAACCAAACAGCTGAGCATTCTCGAAGAAATTCACGATCGCTTTATGCGTATCACCGAACTGGCTGCGGTGGCATTCATCGAAGATAAAGACGATGCGCTCTTTGCGCAGGTGTGCGAGCTGCGCTTTATACCCTTCATGGGTGATAGCGTTATTCAGCTTCTGAATAGTGGTCAGGGTCAGTTTGGTGCTGCTTTGCTTAAGATGTTTTATCAGCGTACTGGTGTTGTTGGTGGTATCCACGCTGTCTTTCGCAAAGCCGTTGAACTCTTTCGCCGTCTGATAATCCAGATCCCGGCGATCGACCACAAAAATGACCCGATCCACTTCTGGCATTTCCATGATCACCTGACTGGCTTTGAACGAGGTCAGCGTTTTACCGGAGCCGGTGGTGTGCCAGATATAGCCGTTCTCCGGCCGTCCCTGCTTGTGGAGATTGTCCTTCACATGGTGGATCATCGCCTCACAGGCGTAAAACTGATAGGGGCGCATCACCATCAGGCACTTACGGGTTTCGTTCAGCACTGTGTAGTGAGTGATCATTTTGGCGATGTGACACACTTTCAGAAATGCGTCGGTGAATTTCTCCAGCGCTTTGAGCGGATTATTCTTTTCATCGGTCCAGAAGAAGGTCTGCTCGAAATGGTTGGCGCGGTTGTTGGCGTAGTATTTGGTATCCACGCCGTTGCTGATAATAAAGATCTGCACATACTGGAACAGGCCGCTGCCGACCCAGAACGCATCGCGATGATAACGATTGATCTGATTAAAGGCTTCTTTCAGCCCCAGGCCGCGACGCTTAAGTTCGATCTGCACCAGCGGCAGTCCGTTGATCAGCAGCGTGACGTCGAAGCGAGTTTTGCGTGTGTTTTGCTCGGCGTTGAACTGCTTCACCTGACTCGTTACCTGAAACTCGTTCTGGCACCACTCCTCTTTATTGATAAAGCTGAGCCATTTCTCGGTGCCGTCATCTCGCAATAACTGGTAGCGATCGCGCAGGATCTTAGCGCGATCGATGACTTCATTGCCTTTGGTTAGATGCAAAAAAATACGGTTAAATTCGCTATCAGTTAGCGGAGCTTGCTCCAGCCGGTTGTGAATTTCGATCTGCTTTCGCAGGTTGGCTTTCATACTAGCTTCATCGGTGACATTCACCCGTTCATAGTGCATGCCCACCAGCTGCTCCACCAGCTGCGTTTCTAACTCGTATTCGCTTTGCGTTGCCATCAGTGTGTAGTGCCTTTTATTATTTTGTAGGCCCGGAGTTGGTCGGGCCGGATGATTTTTATACAA harbors:
- a CDS encoding YaaW family protein produces the protein MSEIDIQGDEALVQLLLNADKGDIDLLIDYVTNTGKFGFSMSDSVKAVLQDAKHQDIPDEETLRLLVRELQHFGGNTFVNLFRRNGVSYSEIVDDVASHLKMKVQAAASVEEKEALIIDCVFTSSWKKMSDDERRQILRGMGISASVSLDIPVWQKAALVANGLAQTTAGKVLPLIAGLGIGRVLGVLTGPVGLAITGLYTAYDISNPAFRVTLPCVVQIAWIRLKNSRQFRLATRPSSATMPALIYDQRWGFGHDIHQPALTVATIPPSESINTGAMQEQDITGISRLSPLLQTLPSLAASTHIASHQYMEVIINGPLASVKDGPGFRGFSLGEKGIKEHAVLLNPDKLSQLVNAGMLLNVASAVLAQKHLADISKKLTEIVEAVREVSAFQNNARKSEIIGAIQYLQQITPVVIEEQCSPAIRQKLEDIEVQFSALQAHLLTDISNTGDKIQSLKDRGLFGSTEITQKIQNQQNVLEERIHEWDLTMKVRAQALHLLTHAERNSKLVKQRHRTIADTYQQFDGVIENVERQLQQRIQSISALAEQSNTTNANKVLLRKWTTTTLLQQKMAIEEAHLSFGQFQQGLLVEQPQSARLLVEMQDGKPVKCFELPLV
- a CDS encoding type I restriction endonuclease subunit R, translating into MATQSEYELETQLVEQLVGMHYERVNVTDEASMKANLRKQIEIHNRLEQAPLTDSEFNRIFLHLTKGNEVIDRAKILRDRYQLLRDDGTEKWLSFINKEEWCQNEFQVTSQVKQFNAEQNTRKTRFDVTLLINGLPLVQIELKRRGLGLKEAFNQINRYHRDAFWVGSGLFQYVQIFIISNGVDTKYYANNRANHFEQTFFWTDEKNNPLKALEKFTDAFLKVCHIAKMITHYTVLNETRKCLMVMRPYQFYACEAMIHHVKDNLHKQGRPENGYIWHTTGSGKTLTSFKASQVIMEMPEVDRVIFVVDRRDLDYQTAKEFNGFAKDSVDTTNNTSTLIKHLKQSSTKLTLTTIQKLNNAITHEGYKAQLAHLRKERIVFIFDECHRSQFGDTHKAIVNFFENAQLFGFTGTPIFANNVNITNGVKQTTELLFDKCLHKYVIVDAIRDENVLRFAVEYVGTYKRKESSNEIDIDVEDIDTKEVMESDIRLGKITDYILAHHNAKTRNREFTAMFCVGSVDMLITYYKLFKEKQAALQAADANYKPLKIATIFTYAANEADKSDKEAVNGLLDEEDISLPQGAKVDTSSRDHLDSFIEDYNELYGTSYSANDSKSFYNYYKNIAQRTKEKGIDILLVVNMFLTGFDSPALNTLYVDKNLRFHGLVQAFSRTNRILNEKKSHGNIVCFRNLKKATDDAIALFSNKDASSVVLVKPFDEYFGDYQDAVDRLLALTPTVESVDGLPDEEAQLAFVTAFRDVMRLKNILESFADFDDAAKPLSDQTLADFTSKYLDIHDKVKKHSSKEKVSILEDVDFEVSLIHRDEINVGYILRLLAGIQAMPPKEQQEQKKKIMDIVDSDVTLRSKRELIDNFIEKSLLHASHDEDITQVFEAYVEQEKGKALATLCSEERLDSIKLTGLLDNYLFTDVMPREDEVAETLTWTPKILERKNVRARVYDRVRDVIETFINGMRGF